The following proteins come from a genomic window of Sorghum bicolor cultivar BTx623 chromosome 3, Sorghum_bicolor_NCBIv3, whole genome shotgun sequence:
- the LOC110433748 gene encoding uncharacterized protein LOC110433748 produces MTDCKPCTTPVDTQGKLSEAEGTPVADPTAYRSLAGALRYLTFTRPDITYAVQQICLHMHDPREPHLTALKRILRYLRGTVDFGLLLYRRSSSTELVVYTNADWAGCPDTHRSTSSYSVFLGGNLVSWSSKRQPVISRSSAEAEYRAVSNGVAEASWLRQLLAELYSPLSRSALVYCDNVSAVYLSTNPV; encoded by the coding sequence ATGACTGACTGCAAGCCCTGCACCACTCCAGTTGACACACAGGGCAAGCTCTCGGAGGCTGAGGGTACACCAGTGGCAGATCCCACTGCATATCGGAGTCTTGCCGGGGCACTTCGGTACCTCACCTTCACCCGGCCGGATATCACCTATGCAGTTCAACAGATTTGTCTTCATATGCATGATCCTCGGGAGCCACACCTCACCGCTCTCAAGCGGATCCTACGCTACCTCCGCGGCACCGTCGACTTCGGTCTACTCCTCTACCGACGGTCgtcctccaccgagctcgtcgtctaCACTAACGCCGACTGGGCCGGGTGTCCGGACACCCACCGCTCCACCTCCAGCTACTCCGTCTTCCTAGGCGGTAACCTGGTGTCCTGGTCATCCAAGCGCCAGCCGGTCATCTCCcgctccagtgccgaggcggagtaccgCGCTGTGTCCAACGGCGTGGCTGAGGCTTCCTGGCTCcggcagctcctcgccgagctctacAGTCCTCTCTCCCGGAGCGCACtggtctactgcgacaacgtcagtgcggtgtacctctccaccaaTCCGGTTTAG
- the LOC8072140 gene encoding signal recognition particle 54 kDa protein 2: protein MVLAQLGGSISRALAQMSNATVIDEKVLNDCLNEISRALLQADVQFKMVRDMQANIKRIVNLEALAAGTNKRRIMQQAVFTELCNMLDPGKPSFTPKKGKPSVVMFVGLQGSGKTTTCTKYAYYHQRKGFKPALVCADTFRAGAFDQLKQNATKAKIPFYGSYMESDPVKIAVEGVERFKKENCDLIIVDTSGRHKQEAALFEEMRQVSEATKPDLVIFVMDSSIGQAAFDQAQAFKQSVSVGAVIITKMDGHAKGGGALSAVAATKSPVIFIGTGEHIDEFEVFDVKPFVSRLLGMGDWSGFMDKIHEVVPTDQQPELLQKLSEGSFTLRLMYEQFQNILKMGPIGQVFSMLPGFSAELMPKGHEKESQAKIKRYMTMMDSMTEAELDSTNPKLMTESRIIRIARGSGRPVRDVMDMLEEYKRLAKIWGKMKGLKIPKKGEMSALSRNMNVQHMSKVLPPQMLKQIGGMGGLQSLMKQMGSKEMSGMFGGMGGER, encoded by the exons ATGGTGCTTGCGCAGCTGGGCGGGAGCATCTCCCGCGCCCTGGCGCAGATGAGCAACGCCACGGTGATCGATGAGAAGGTGCTCAACGACTGCCTCAACGAGATCTCGCGCGCGCTCCTACAGGCCGATGTCCAGTTCAAGATGGTCCGCGACATGCAGGCCAACATCAAGCGCATCGTCAACCTCGAGGCGCTTGCCGCAGGCACCAACAAGCGCCGCATCATGCAGCAG GCTGTCTTCACGGAACTCTGCAACATGTTAGATCCCGGGAAGCCTTCCTTCACTCCCAAAAAGGGCAAGCCAAGCGTAGTCATGTTCGTTGGTCTGCAAG GTTCTGGTAAAACTACCACTTGTACAAAATATGCTTATTATCATCAGAGGAAAGGATTCAAACCAGCGCTGGTTTGTGCCGATACATTTAGGGCTGGTGCTTTTGATCAGTTAAAGCAAAATGCAACGAAGGCCAAGATTCCCTTTTACGGAAG CTACATGGAATCCGATCCAGTGAAAATTGCTGTTGAGGGTGTGGAGAGGTTCAAGAAAGAAAACTGTGATCTCATCATTGTGGATACAAGTGGAAGGCACAAACAAGAAGCAGCACTCTTTGAAGAAATGCGGCAAGTTTCGGAAGCAACA AAACCAGACTTGGTGATTTTTGTGATGGACAGTAGTATTGGTCAGGCTGCATTTGATCAAGCACAGGCATTTAAACAAAGTGTTTCTGTTGGTGCTGTGATTATTACAAAAATGGATGGTCACGCAAAAGGCGGTGGTGCCCTTAGCGC GGTCGCAGCAACAAAAAGTCCTGTTATATTCATTGGAACTGGAGAGCACATTGATGAGTTTGAAGTTTTTGATGTGAAGCCATTTGTTAGTCGCTTGTTAG GTATGGGAGATTGGTCAGGCTTTATGGACAAGATTCATGAAGTGGTACCTACAGATCAACAGCCTGAGCTTCTGCAGAAACTGTCTGAAGGAAGCTTTACTCTCAGACTTATGTATGAGCAGTTCCAGAACATTCTGAAAATGGGTCCTATTGGCCAG GTCTTCTCTATGTTGCCTGGGTTTAGCGCTGAACTAATGCCAAAAGGACATGAGAAGGAAAGCCAGGCTAAGATTAAGCGCTACATGACGATGATGGATTCCATGACTGAAGCAG AGCTTGACAGCACAAATCCTAAGCTGATGACCGAATCACGGATCATTCGGATTGCACGGGGTTCTGGCCGGCCTGTCAGGGATGTCATGGACATGCTGGAAGAGTACAAGCGGCTTGCTAAAATCTGGGGCAAGATGAAGGGTCTCAAGATCCCAAAGAAAGGGGAGATGAGTGCACTGTCCCGCAACATGAATGTTCAGCACATGAGCAAGGTCCTTCCTCCGCAGATGCTTAAACAGATTGGTGGCATGGGTGGTCTGCAGTCTCTGATGAAACAGATGGGATCGAAGGAGATGAGCGGAATGTTTGGAGGCATGGGTGGCGAGCGGTAA
- the LOC8072141 gene encoding homocysteine S-methyltransferase 4 — translation MSLGGGGPIVDAAGALRGFVREAGGCAVVDGGLGTELEAHGADLHDALWSAKCLASAPHLIRKVHLDYLEAGADVIISASYQATIEGFQSRGFSRDESEELLRRSVHVAQEARRVFVAEGDVDSSRSRRERERERPPVLVAASIGSYGAYRADGSEYSGDYGKSVTKEALKDFHRRRLQVLAGAGPDLIAFETIPNKLEAQAYAELLEENGIRIPAWFSFTSKDGVHAASGDPITECAAVADSCQRVAAVGVNCTSPRLIHGLILSIKKVTSKPIVVYPNSGETYIADTNEWVDSDGATGTDFVSSVGEWRRAGAALIGGCCRTSPATVRAIARALREADADEYDDMPAVAVL, via the exons ATGTCGCTCGGTGGCGGAGGACCCATCGTCGACGCGGCGGGCGCGCTGCGCGGCTTCGTGCGTGAAGCGGGCGGGTGCGCGGTGGTGGACGGGGGCCTCGGCACGGAGCTGGAGGCGCACGGCGCGGACCTGCACGACGCGCTCTGGAGCGCCAAGTGCCTCGCCTCCGCCCCGCATCTCATCCGCAAG GTCCATCTAGACTACCTCGAAGCAGGAGCGGATGTCATAATCTCGGCGTCCTACCAG GCCACGATCGAGGGGTTCCAGTCGAGGGGCTTCTCGCGGGACGAGAGCGAGGAGCTGCTGCGTCGTAGCGTGCACGTCGCGCAGGAGGCGCGCAGAGTCTTCGTCGCGGAGGGCGACGTCGACAGCAGCAGGTCGCGCCGCGAGCGCGAGCGCGAACGCCCGCCGGTGCTGGTGGCGGCCTCCATCGGGAGCTACGGGGCGTACCGGGCAGACGGCTCCGAGTACAGTGGGGACTACGGCAAATCGGTGACGAAAGAGGCGCTCAAGGACTTCCACAGGAGGCGGCTGCAGGTGCTGGCGGGGGCCGGGCCCGACCTCATCGCCTTCGAGACCATCCCAAACAAGCTCGAAGCGCAG GCCTACGCTGAGCTCCTGGAGGAGAACGGCATACGGATCCCAGCCTGGTTCTCTTTCACTTCCAAGGACGGGGTTCACGCGGCGAGCGGAGACCCCATCACCGAGTGCGCGGCCGTTGCTGATTCCTGCCAGAGGGTGGCCGCGGTCGGCGTGAACTGCACTTCTCCCAGGCTCATCCACGGGCTGATCCTCTCCATCAAAAAG GTGACGAGCAAGCCAATCGTCGTGTATCCGAACAGCGGGGAGACGTACATCGCCGACACGAACGAATGGGTG GACTCGGACGGCGCGACGGGAACGGACTTCGTGTCGAGCGTCGGCGAGTGGCGGCGGGCGGGCGCCGCGCTCATCGGAGGGTGCTGCAGGACGAGCCCGGCCACGGTGCGAGCCATCGCGCGGGCGCTGCGCGAGGCGGATGCCGACGAATACGATGATATGCCTGCTGTGGCCGTGCTCTGA